In a genomic window of Bradyrhizobium sp. LLZ17:
- a CDS encoding TRAP transporter small permease yields the protein MAALFRRAMDYLYLLCVIVGCTALVAISAVIPWAVFTRYVLNSAASWPEPTAVLLTIVLTFIGAAAGYRLNLHMSVAYFANKLPPPLQRATEILVQLLMALIALFMVIWGERLVEVTWYNTIPDFPSLSVGVTYLPIPIGGACLLLFVIERIFLGVPPDPIGKHSETAPFE from the coding sequence ATGGCCGCACTGTTTCGCCGAGCGATGGACTATCTCTACCTCTTGTGCGTGATCGTCGGCTGCACCGCACTGGTCGCGATCTCCGCAGTAATCCCGTGGGCGGTGTTCACGCGCTATGTGCTCAACAGTGCGGCTTCCTGGCCCGAGCCGACGGCGGTGCTGCTGACGATCGTGCTGACCTTCATCGGCGCCGCCGCCGGCTACCGGCTCAACCTGCACATGAGCGTCGCCTATTTCGCCAACAAACTCCCTCCCCCGCTGCAACGGGCCACAGAGATCCTGGTTCAGCTGCTCATGGCGCTGATCGCGCTGTTCATGGTGATCTGGGGCGAACGTCTCGTCGAGGTCACCTGGTACAACACCATCCCCGACTTCCCGTCGCTGTCGGTCGGCGTCACCTATTTGCCGATCCCGATCGGCGGTGCCTGCCTGCTCCTGTTCGTGATCGAACGGATTTTCCTCGGCGTGCCGCCCGACCCGATCGGCAAGCATTCCGAAACCGCCCCCTTCGAGTGA
- a CDS encoding GntR family transcriptional regulator: MPARTTRKAQAAPTPAAISPRRGKPPQRATASSRIYTELRNELVSMRRRPGEVVSEAEIAVTYGVSRTPVREAILKLSDEGLLDVFPQSGIFVSRIPLAALPEAIIIRKALEETTARLAAERATASQILQLRSIVERQREADAAGDRVAFHQADELFHAVIADIARHPGIWTLIQHVKVHVDRYRQLTLPVAGRMTEVIAEHEPILAAIEAHDPQRAGIAMERHLDRLLLDISETQHTNPEFFASTE, encoded by the coding sequence ATGCCCGCGCGCACCACGAGGAAAGCCCAGGCCGCGCCCACGCCGGCCGCCATCAGTCCACGCCGCGGCAAGCCACCGCAGCGGGCGACGGCGTCGTCGCGGATTTACACCGAACTGCGGAACGAACTGGTGTCGATGCGACGCCGGCCGGGTGAAGTGGTGTCGGAAGCCGAGATCGCCGTCACCTATGGCGTCAGCCGAACGCCGGTGCGCGAGGCGATCCTCAAACTGTCCGACGAAGGCCTCCTCGACGTCTTCCCGCAATCGGGCATCTTCGTCTCTCGCATTCCGCTCGCCGCCTTGCCCGAAGCCATCATCATCCGCAAGGCGCTGGAAGAGACCACCGCGCGGCTTGCCGCCGAACGCGCCACCGCAAGCCAGATCCTGCAATTGCGGTCGATCGTCGAACGCCAGCGCGAGGCGGATGCGGCCGGCGACCGTGTCGCATTCCACCAGGCCGACGAGCTTTTTCATGCCGTCATCGCCGATATCGCGCGACATCCGGGAATCTGGACGTTGATCCAGCATGTGAAGGTTCACGTTGATCGCTATCGCCAATTGACCCTGCCGGTGGCCGGGCGCATGACCGAGGTGATCGCCGAGCACGAGCCGATCCTCGCGGCGATCGAGGCCCACGATCCGCAACGCGCGGGCATCGCCATGGAGCGGCATCTCGATCGGCTGCTGCTCGATATCTCTGAGACGCAACACACCAATCCGGAGTTTTTCGCCAGCACCGAATGA
- a CDS encoding cyclase family protein, translated as MSRKLIDISVPLQNDVPADPPGNHPTIQYIDHQQGLPRMLQFFDGLKAEDLPDGQGWAVEQVSLSTHNGTHLDAPWHFHPTMNRGERSWTIDEVPLDWCFQPGVKLDFRHLPDGYVATADDVEKELKRIGHTLSPLEIVVVNTSAGAKFGRPDYVNSGCGMGYEATMYLLDRGVRLTGTDGWSWDAPFVFTARKYAETKDAGLIWEGHKAGRHIGYCHLEKLHDLDKLPSTGFMVSCFPVKIARASAGWTRAVAIIDD; from the coding sequence ATGTCGCGGAAGCTGATCGACATCTCCGTGCCGTTGCAGAACGACGTGCCGGCCGATCCGCCGGGCAATCACCCGACGATCCAGTATATCGACCATCAGCAGGGACTGCCGCGCATGCTGCAGTTCTTCGACGGTCTCAAGGCGGAGGATCTGCCGGACGGTCAGGGCTGGGCCGTTGAACAGGTGTCGCTGTCGACGCATAACGGCACGCATCTCGACGCGCCCTGGCATTTTCATCCGACTATGAATCGCGGCGAGCGATCGTGGACCATCGACGAGGTGCCGCTGGACTGGTGTTTCCAGCCCGGCGTGAAGCTCGACTTCCGGCATCTGCCGGATGGTTACGTCGCCACCGCCGACGACGTCGAAAAAGAACTCAAGCGCATCGGCCACACGCTCTCGCCGCTCGAGATCGTTGTCGTCAACACCAGTGCCGGGGCGAAATTCGGCCGGCCGGACTACGTCAATTCCGGCTGCGGCATGGGATATGAGGCGACCATGTACCTGCTCGACCGCGGCGTACGGTTGACCGGAACCGATGGCTGGAGCTGGGACGCACCGTTCGTCTTCACGGCAAGGAAATATGCCGAAACGAAAGATGCGGGCCTGATCTGGGAGGGCCACAAGGCGGGACGGCACATCGGCTATTGCCACCTCGAGAAGCTGCACGATCTGGACAAGCTGCCCTCGACGGGCTTTATGGTCTCGTGCTTCCCGGTGAAAATCGCGCGCGCCTCCGCGGGCTGGACCCGCGCGGTCGCGATCATCGACGATTAG
- the dctP gene encoding TRAP transporter substrate-binding protein DctP, whose protein sequence is MRRRDFIKLSAGLGAATLAPISSGHAQTKAVFKAADVQPVGYPTVAAVESMGKKLAEATQGRLSIQTYPSAQLGAEKETIEQTQIGAIQMLRVSAGAVGPIVDDINVVNMPFLFKNVAQSWKMMDGDVGQELLEKITASPNANLVGLCWMDSGARSFYNTKHPIKSIADVKGLKLRVIGNPIFIDMVNALGGNGIAMGYDQVFSSLQTGVIDGAENNPPSYVFSNHYTAAKYYSLTEHLIIPEILCFSKRSWTALSADDQALIKKFAREAQLEERELWKKYETTAMEKAKAAGCEIVEIADKKPFQDAVKPVWDKYGPKYQAMIQRIQAL, encoded by the coding sequence ATGAGACGTCGTGATTTCATCAAATTGAGCGCCGGACTTGGAGCAGCAACACTGGCTCCGATCTCGTCCGGCCACGCCCAGACCAAGGCCGTGTTCAAGGCCGCAGACGTGCAGCCGGTCGGTTATCCGACGGTCGCCGCCGTCGAGAGCATGGGCAAGAAGCTGGCTGAAGCGACCCAAGGCCGCCTCTCGATCCAGACCTATCCCTCCGCGCAGCTTGGCGCCGAGAAGGAGACGATCGAGCAGACCCAGATCGGCGCCATCCAGATGCTGCGCGTCAGCGCCGGCGCGGTCGGTCCGATCGTCGACGACATCAACGTCGTCAACATGCCGTTCCTGTTCAAGAACGTGGCGCAATCCTGGAAGATGATGGATGGCGACGTCGGCCAGGAGCTGCTGGAGAAGATCACGGCGAGCCCCAATGCCAATCTGGTCGGCCTGTGCTGGATGGATTCCGGCGCGCGCAGCTTCTACAACACCAAGCATCCGATCAAATCGATCGCGGACGTCAAGGGGCTGAAGCTTCGCGTCATCGGCAATCCGATCTTCATCGACATGGTCAACGCGCTCGGCGGCAACGGCATCGCCATGGGCTATGATCAGGTGTTCTCCTCGCTCCAGACCGGCGTGATCGACGGAGCCGAGAACAATCCGCCGAGCTACGTCTTCAGCAACCACTACACCGCGGCGAAATATTACTCGCTGACCGAGCACCTGATCATTCCCGAGATCCTCTGCTTCTCCAAGCGGTCCTGGACCGCGCTGTCGGCTGACGATCAGGCGCTGATCAAGAAGTTCGCGCGCGAAGCCCAGCTCGAGGAGCGCGAGCTCTGGAAGAAGTACGAAACGACGGCGATGGAGAAGGCCAAGGCCGCCGGCTGCGAGATCGTGGAGATCGCCGACAAGAAGCCATTCCAGGATGCGGTCAAACCTGTCTGGGACAAGTATGGCCCGAAATACCAGGCCATGATCCAGCGCATCCAGGCGCTCTGA
- a CDS encoding TRAP transporter large permease: protein MDIFILLGTMIACFLIGMPIAYSLAMAAIAGALSVGIPLEALMLKISDGVSKVAMLTIPFFVLAGAIMAEGGMARRLVAFADVLVGLTRLRGGLSIVNVLATTFLSGISGSAVADTSAIGSVMIPQMEKNGYPRVFATNLTISSSVQALLVPPSHNAVLYSLATGGTISISALFMAGVFPGLLLGFSLIVLCVAIAYREGHPQGRTVPAKEAIKITIDAAWGLITLVIILGGILGGIFTAIEAGAVACIWAFFVTMFVYRDYKWRDLPVLLHRTLRTVAMVMTLIACASAVGYIMALTQMPAKMTAFFLSISSNKYVILLLLNVLLLLLGTLLDMAPSILIATPILLPVMQNFGVDPVHFGMIMLLNLGIGLCHPPVGAILFVGCAVGKVSLEEVMRKIWPFYGVMLFVLMLVTYLPEISLWLPRHILR from the coding sequence ATGGACATTTTCATCCTCCTCGGCACGATGATCGCGTGCTTCCTGATCGGCATGCCGATCGCCTATTCACTGGCGATGGCGGCGATCGCCGGCGCGCTCTCGGTCGGCATTCCGCTGGAAGCCTTGATGCTGAAGATCTCGGATGGCGTCAGCAAGGTTGCGATGCTGACGATTCCGTTCTTCGTGCTCGCCGGCGCCATCATGGCCGAAGGCGGCATGGCGCGGCGGCTGGTCGCCTTTGCCGACGTGCTGGTCGGCCTGACGCGGTTGCGCGGCGGTCTCTCCATCGTCAACGTGCTGGCGACGACGTTCCTCAGCGGCATCTCCGGTTCGGCGGTGGCCGACACCTCGGCGATCGGCTCGGTGATGATCCCGCAGATGGAGAAGAACGGCTATCCGCGCGTGTTCGCGACCAATCTCACCATCTCGTCCTCGGTGCAGGCCCTGCTGGTGCCGCCGAGCCACAACGCGGTGCTGTATTCGCTCGCGACCGGCGGCACCATCTCGATCAGCGCGCTGTTCATGGCGGGCGTTTTCCCCGGCCTCTTGCTCGGCTTCTCGCTGATCGTACTGTGCGTCGCGATCGCCTATCGCGAAGGTCATCCGCAGGGCCGCACTGTGCCGGCCAAGGAAGCGATCAAGATCACGATCGACGCGGCCTGGGGCCTGATCACGCTGGTGATCATTCTCGGCGGCATTTTGGGCGGCATCTTCACCGCGATCGAGGCCGGCGCTGTCGCCTGCATCTGGGCATTCTTCGTCACCATGTTCGTCTATCGCGATTACAAATGGCGCGACCTGCCGGTGCTCCTGCATCGGACCTTGCGTACCGTCGCGATGGTGATGACGCTGATCGCCTGCGCGTCCGCTGTCGGCTACATCATGGCGCTGACGCAGATGCCGGCGAAGATGACGGCGTTCTTCCTGTCGATCTCCAGCAACAAATACGTCATCCTGCTGCTGCTCAACGTGTTGCTGCTGCTGCTCGGGACACTGCTCGACATGGCGCCGTCGATCCTCATTGCGACGCCGATCCTCCTGCCGGTGATGCAGAACTTCGGCGTCGATCCCGTGCACTTCGGCATGATCATGCTGCTCAATCTCGGCATCGGCCTGTGCCATCCGCCGGTCGGCGCCATCCTGTTCGTCGGCTGCGCGGTGGGCAAGGTCTCGCTCGAAGAGGTGATGCGCAAGATCTGGCCGTTCTACGGCGTCATGCTGTTCGTGCTGATGCTCGTGACCTACCTGCCCGAGATCTCGCTCTGGCTGCCGCGCCACATTTTGCGCTAA
- a CDS encoding helix-turn-helix domain-containing protein produces the protein MKASVVTIEPNGHFCSDCAVRASAVCSSLNAVELREFEHLGRHVHFGSGETVFSEEDIATSFFNVLEGVMRLYKLLPDGRRQIVGFALPGDFLGMNISGRHNFSADAIGAVAVCQFAKAPFGRFIEDRPHLLRRINELAIRELSQARDHMVLLGRRSAAEKVAAFLLGWRERLFSLKGPSDTVWLPMSRQDIADYLGLTIETVSRTLTRLERRGAIEIIHGGISLLDLARVEALAAA, from the coding sequence ATGAAGGCTTCCGTGGTGACGATCGAGCCGAACGGGCATTTCTGCAGCGATTGTGCGGTCCGCGCATCGGCAGTTTGCTCGTCGCTGAATGCGGTTGAGCTCAGGGAATTCGAGCATCTCGGCCGCCATGTCCATTTCGGCAGCGGCGAGACGGTGTTCTCGGAGGAGGATATCGCGACGTCGTTCTTCAACGTGCTCGAGGGCGTCATGCGGCTGTACAAGCTGCTGCCCGACGGCCGTCGCCAGATCGTCGGCTTTGCCTTGCCGGGCGATTTCCTGGGGATGAATATTTCCGGCCGGCACAATTTTTCGGCCGATGCGATCGGCGCGGTGGCCGTGTGCCAGTTTGCGAAGGCGCCCTTCGGCCGTTTCATCGAGGACCGGCCGCATCTCCTCAGGCGCATCAACGAGCTCGCCATTCGCGAGTTGAGCCAGGCCCGCGATCATATGGTCCTGCTCGGCCGCCGTTCGGCCGCTGAGAAGGTCGCAGCCTTTCTCCTCGGCTGGCGTGAGCGGTTGTTCTCGCTCAAGGGTCCCTCGGACACGGTGTGGCTTCCGATGAGCCGGCAGGACATCGCCGATTATCTCGGCCTGACCATCGAAACCGTCAGCCGCACCTTGACCAGGCTGGAGCGCCGCGGCGCGATCGAGATCATCCACGGTGGCATCAGCCTGCTCGATCTCGCCAGGGTCGAAGCCTTGGCCGCCGCCTGA
- a CDS encoding Crp/Fnr family transcriptional regulator: MPQDKTGDPRQPSGNKLSVLRKHPIFADLEPEALDQLCRYAKQTTVKRGATIAAKGDPGNNLFAVIAGTVKISSSSPDGRNAILNLIGPGEIFGEIAVLDGAPRSADATANTNCELYIIDRRDFLPFVKSQPALAMKFIELLCARLRWTSQQVEQVILQNLPGRLASALLGLTEERKFDSGSGTLAITQQEISEMVGMTRESINKQLRAWSGRNWVRLEHGAIVVLDTEALRELVESGLDGN; the protein is encoded by the coding sequence GTGCCTCAGGACAAGACCGGCGATCCCCGACAGCCGTCGGGCAACAAATTATCGGTGCTGCGCAAGCATCCGATATTCGCAGATCTGGAACCGGAGGCGCTCGACCAGCTCTGCCGCTACGCCAAGCAGACCACGGTCAAACGCGGCGCGACGATCGCCGCCAAAGGCGATCCGGGCAACAATCTGTTCGCGGTGATCGCGGGCACCGTGAAGATATCCTCGTCCTCGCCCGACGGCCGAAACGCCATTCTCAATCTGATCGGCCCCGGCGAGATCTTTGGTGAGATCGCGGTCCTCGATGGTGCGCCGCGCTCGGCGGACGCGACCGCCAACACCAATTGCGAGCTCTACATCATCGACCGTCGCGACTTCCTGCCGTTCGTGAAGAGCCAGCCGGCGCTGGCGATGAAATTCATCGAGCTGCTTTGCGCCCGGCTGCGCTGGACCAGCCAGCAGGTCGAGCAGGTGATCCTGCAGAATCTGCCGGGCCGGCTTGCGAGCGCGCTGCTCGGTCTCACCGAAGAGCGCAAATTCGACTCCGGCAGCGGCACGCTCGCCATCACGCAGCAGGAGATCAGCGAAATGGTGGGGATGACGCGCGAGAGCATCAACAAGCAATTGCGCGCGTGGTCCGGCCGCAACTGGGTTCGTCTCGAGCATGGTGCCATCGTTGTGCTCGACACCGAGGCATTGCGCGAGCTCGTCGAAAGCGGCCTCGACGGCAACTGA